TGCAACATTTCTGGTATCTTTTATTCCattctcatgaaacatggaaccaacactttacatgctgcatttatatttttgttcagtgtaatatgCTAAGTTCTTCATGTTGAAATTGTGAGATTCTGAATAGCGAGAAACAGTCTGTTGACATCGTAGAAATACATTTATAGCATATCTCacacataaaatatatttaaatatccATGCAGATTCACTTATCCCTTAAGCCTTCGGTTCTATTTAAGCCCTTATTATTGGTCACTTACATGCTTATTTGCATATGTATAAAAGCTAATAAAGTATTATCAGGAGAGATTAATATAGTGTACCAGTGCTCTGTGTCAGCTCAACAGGTGTATGAAAGCCTGTTCTACTCTCTCGATATATCTTTTTTTATTTGTTACAAAAAGCCTCCTTCTCCCACTGGCAGTCAGAGGTAAGGACGTTGGCAGGGCATAAAGGGTTCAACCATTGAAAGTCTCATGACAGgagctgctcagtgtgtgtgttgtagagccAGGCAGCAGGGTTAAAGGCGAGGGTTCAGAGCTCCAGCTCAGCCATGGCACGCTCCAGGGGGTCGCTGGTCCAGTACTCATGGTCCCAGCCCAGGAACCAGCCGGTGAACGTGGGCGGCTCGAACCCTTGCTTGATCTTCACGATGGGCGTCCTGCGGTCACGGTTGGCAGGGTCTGACTCAATGTAACGCACAGCTAGGGAAGGAGGGGATTAAATGATGGTTCTATAGAGGGCAGTTTTCCCAGTGGTAAACTTCTCAATCAAATGATTTTGGTCATGACATGAGTAATGCACTCAGAAGGCAGCATGCCATGTACATTCTCTATGGAAAACAGTCTAGATGATAATGAATGAATAATTAAATTCAGCAATAGTTTTCCATATTCACTTACCGGAGGCCATAGCCTCAGTCTTCTCCTCTTCATGGGCTTCATTCCCGATCCAGACAAACACCTAGAAGAGGATATTCAACCTACATTAGACTACGTACAGCAATTCAAATCAATTTCATTGGTTGTGTACATATATTTTGCAGATGTTGTCAcggatgtagcgaaatgcttatgttcctagctccaacagtaacacCTAACAATACTGTGGCGTACCGCGGAcaagccaccagggggagactcatCGAGGCCTGGTGACAAGAGAGTCTACATCACGCAGCGGTGGCTCCCTCTGCTGGATGTGCCAGATCTCGACGGGTCCTCCGGCCAagactaattggggctgattgaGGCTGGTGAGTAACCAAGgggctgattgctcaccagcCATACGGGGCCCATAAAGCTAGATGTGAGGGTTGGAGGTAGTAAGAGGTTGCTACTGGATAGAGATGCTCACGGTCTTCTAGAACCAAGGGGCTCGGTGTTCTACACCAGAGTAGACAGCATTCCCCAGAGCCCAGACGGTGGTAACCCGGAAGAGGTCTCCTGGAGGAGACTGGCGTCTTTTCTTTTCCTTTATTGTTTAAAATACATCAGTTTCAAGGGTGTTTATCACATTTATGTCagtgtctgatctgtgtaaaaGTCTTGATCAAACCCCTTGGCCTGCCACAAGTGTTGGAGAATGCGGGCAAGTCTGACAACGTGGTCAGACCAGGGTTGACGTTTACGCAGTATCGGCATGGACGAGTTGATAGCTCAGTTAGTTCGGGCCCAACAAGAGCAACAGTACAGTCAGGAACGAACGCTGGAAGAACCGGGTCTACAGAAGCCCGCTTGAGGAAGTCAGGAAGCTGCGAGGAGAAACGCAGACCGAATTGCATCCCAATCAGTCCGTTTTTAATCAAGCTAATGGAAGATGACGACATCGAGACCTACCTCTGCACGTTTGAATGGGCAGCACTTCGGGAAAGATGGCCCAAGGCAAAGTGGGTGAGTCTGCTGGCACCGCTCCTGTCTGGAGACGCCCATAAGACATATTATGACCTCGACATCGAACAGGAGGCTAACTACGGTTAGCGAAGGAGGTATTCAGCCGCTACGTGTACAACCTCCCCGTTATCAACAAAGTGGTCATGGATCACTTCTTACTGGCGTTATCTCATGACATGAAGAGGGCGACAAGCCTATGCGCAACCCAGACCTTGGAGGACCTGTTGGGAGCCGTGGAGACGCACCAGAATACTGAGGCCCTGCTGAACAGGATGCAGGCTAGGACGGATGGATGACCCCACCACCGTACTCCCCAGTCTGACAGTCATCCGGGCTAAAAGACTGCAGACCCgcggagagacagacggggggggGGAGTCGACCCGCCGCCGACGACTCCAGGTGGATGAAGACCAAAGGAGGTGTTTTGAGGGTGGCTCCTGGGAACACCTCTCATGGAATTGCCCGGGTCAAGAAGAGTCAATGTTATCAGCGGGCCCTCgagacggaagtttacatacaccatagccaaatacatttaaactcagtttttcacaattcctgacatttaaacctgGTAAAAATTATATTTCTTGGGTCACTTAGGATCACCAGTCAGGTTACTAGGCTTCCTTGATCTCACatggtttttcagttctgcccacaaattttctatgggattgaggtcagggctttgtgatggccactccaataccttgactttgttgtccttgaaccctcagtccagcctctctcagcctattgcggacagcctgagcactgatggagggattgtgggttcctggtgtaactcgggcagttgttgccatcctgtacctgtcctgcaggtatgatgttcagatgtaccgatcctgtgcaggtgttgttacacgtggtctgccactgcaaggacgatcagcagtccatcctgtctccctgtagcgctgtcttaggcgtctcaaagTATGGACatcgcaatttattgccctggcaacatctgcagtcctcatgcctccttgcagcatgcctaaggcacgttcatagGGGCCCTGGGcatataaggctgtaacgtaacaaaatgtggaaaaagagaaggggtctgaatactttccgaaagcacttgATCCAAGAAGGCGTAGTAGTGCAGACGTGTTTGTCATTGTGTACATTTTTCCCgtctttttaaaatatatttaaatctttttccatttttaaaattaaatataccttcctcacccaatgtgatacggatctgctatttttagacCGTATAGCTAGAACCTCCATCACCAGCTATTTAGttattgttagccactgctagcggtctttaCCTTTAGCTCAGACACAAGCcacttttagcctggataatacccgccagtctgcacagcgcgatatcaaccctgAGCATACCAGACTGCTTTTTTCCACTACATCACCAGATTCCTACCGTAAGCTCTGGACCATTACTccagatcatcgcagctagctagctgctactgaGTGGCCCAGCCCCGAAGCTCGCCTTGAGCCAGGCCCATCTCCCAGCCTGCTcagtggaccctatgatcactcggctacgcagCTGATGCCTCCCGGACTCTTTACTAACACGactgcctggttgttctttaaaattAATTTCCTTACCATCTTACATAAACATGCCCATTTCAAAagaaatgtagaactaagaacagatacagatacagcccttggttcactccagacctgactgccctcgaccagcacaaaaacatcctgtggcctactgcattagcatcgaatagtccccgcgatatgaaacttttcagggaagtcaggaaccaatacacacagtcagttaggaaagcaacggctagctttttcaaacagaaatattTATCCTGCAAGTCTAActcaaaaaaagttctgggacactgtaaagtccatggagaataagagcacctccttccagctgcccattgcactgaggctaggaaacactgtcaccaccaataaatccacgataatcgagaatttcaagaagcatttatctacggctggccatgctttcctcctggctaccccaaccccggccaacagcaccataatttgcaaataaattcataaaaaataaaaaatcctacaatgtgattttctagaatattttttctcattttgtctgtcatagttgaagtgtacctatgatgaaaattacaggcctttctcatcattttaagtgggagaacttgcacaattggtggctgactaaatacttttttgccccactgtatgtggacaactacaaatacctaggtgtctggctagactgtaaactctccttccagactcatattaagcatccccaatccaaaattaaatctacaaTTGGCTTcgtatttcgcaacaaagcctccttcactcatgctaacaaaataccctcgtaaaactgactatcctaccgatcctcaacttcggcgatgtcatttacaaaatagcctccaacactctactcagcaaactggattcagtctatcacagtgccatccgttttgtcatcaaagccccatataccacccaccactgcgacctgtatgctctcatcggctcgccctcgctacatattcgtcgccagacccaatggctccaggtcatctataatgatttaggtaaagctccgccttatctcagctctctggtcaccataacaacgcccacccgtagcacacgctccaggtatatctcactggtcatccccaaagccaacacctcctttggctgcttttccttccagttctctgctgccaatgactggaacgaattgcaaaaattgcttaagttggagacttatatctccctcactaactttaagtatcagctatctgagcagcttaccaatcgctgcagctgtacacaacccatctgtaaatagtccatccaactacctacctcatctccatattgtttttaatttacttatttttgctcttttgcacactacTTGCAcgtcatcatctgctcatctataaCTCcaatgttaatttgctaaattgtaattacttcgctactatggcctatttattgccttacctccttactccatttgtacacactgtaaatagatgtttctattgttattgattgtacgtttgtttatcccatgtgtaactctgtgttatttttttgtcgcactgctttgctttatcttggccaggtcgcagttgtacatGAGAAtatgttctcaacttgcctacctggttaaataaaggtgacataaaataaaaacacatgcaTGTATATGATGATATGTATAGAAAAGATGGACactatatgaatagaaaaggtgtgtagagcagtagttatataggacgaaccttgactagaatacagtatatacacatgaagtgggtaaaacagtatgagaacattattaaagtgacgtTAAAATGAATCTGTTATCCACTGTGTTACTGTTAATACATCTCCACACTTAATCATATACACATCTTAGAAAATGCCACATGCTAATGTAACTACCTGATCCCATGTGTCCATGAGCATGACATCATCGGTAGCCAGATCCTCTTGGGTCATCTCCCCAGGTACCTCCTCAATCTGGGTGGAGGAAACCAGGAGCATTAGAAAGACCAGGTTAATTAACCACGAACGGCTGAAAGTAATCATATGGGACTCACAATGAAGTTTCCGGTCTTGTTGGAGCAGGCAAAGAGCCTGGGTGGATGGGCGTCCATCTTGTCCTTGCTTCTCAGTCTGGAGGAGGTGCGGTATGCTGCCTTCCCTCCCAGAGCCTCCCAGAAGTcatctgcacagacacacagcaggcagTTGGTTAGGGCATGCTACAGCCAGCCACAGAGCAAAGAAAAAGCCTATGTTCATTGCcacaatgtacagtacataccagtCTCTCCACCCTCAGACAGTTCTGAGGAGGACACCCCCAGAATGTCACAGAGCTGCTGGGTGCCATTTTTCTCAGTGTCACTGGCCCCCTGGCCCACCCACATGAACGAGGCTGCTGGGGTCACCAGGAGGAAGGTGTCGTTGGAGTTGAGGTTGGAGGACACAGCATCAACCTAGATGTGGATGGATGAAACATGGTGTGTGGAAAATGACCACGAGTGTCATGTATTTAAATATAGTGCAGTTGAGTAGCTAATTTCAGAAAAACAGGGCACTATCGCCATGTTACTCACCTCCACTGCTCTTGTGCACCCTGCAGAGTtggagcgcacctggaagagtcGTGTTTCTGCAGGAGCGGACTGACCCCCGTCTCTGGACGTACCTCCCTTGTACACCACCATGGGCTGCCCCCTGAACAGGCTCATGAGGTGAGCTGGCTCCTTGCCCTGGACTACTCTCACCTGGACCACAAAGCAAACTACTTAACAAACATCTATACCGTTGTGATGTACAGCAGTTGGACACATTGTTAATCATGGCGATTCATGCTGGATAATTTTACAAAAATAATTGTCTGTGCAATAAGAAATTCTGAGACCAAATGCAGAGAAAATCAGGACGCAATGGATCTTTGGAAGAATATAATTGTAGCCTTGCATACGTCTACAATAATACCCCACAGGGTGGCATCAGTGAGCCCTGAACAACAACAGGGTAGGAAAACTCTGACAGAGTTATGTGTTCCATGGCACTCCCTACCCTAATCTCCCAGCATGCTGTGCGCCTGTCTGTATGTCTAGCTGTCTGACAGCAGGGCGTCCTGTTTGCTGGATGCAGCCAGCTTGCCTCGTCATCCCCCAGCACAATGGGggccttctctcccccttcccagGCCGATGGACTGTGTGGCTATCTCACTGTTCAGTCACTCAAGAGTGTGTTTATTCTCCTCTCAACACCATTCCTGAAAGTTTGGGACCTGCGTGGGCCTGCACAAAGCCTAGTTTCAGATTTTCTCTCCCAAAATTGGAGACTGCTGGACGGAGGGTTAGAGAGCTTAGGGGCATATTGAGTGAAATAAGGAGCCTCTGTACTGAAAACTTGTGAGGCAAGGTTCCATGTTTATTGTGCTGACTTATTTCCATGCATTAAGTTAGTCTAAATGCTGTTTATTTTGCGTGACTATGAATTATACTGTTACAAATGTATGGGAGATGACCTGCGTCATCAGCGTTTCGACTTCATGGACAGTTGCTTGGAACATTAACAGGTTTGTGATGGAAGTTTTCACCCTGGTGGGCTTCTACACAAACTTAGGATCACTGTTAGTCATGCATTGAAAACACATCAATAACATAACTACGCAGTGCACGGCAAACATtttcacactgtatatagacaggaGGGTGAGACACTGACAggcatagacagacacacacagacagacacacagcaagAGATGGTCACAGACATTCCCAGAGCATCAAACCTTATACAGAGCCAAGGCATGATCTAGAATCACTGTTGGCCTCTAGATAACCTATGCAATGGTCCTTGCTTGAGTAGAACTAAGTTCTTAAGGACAAGCAAGAGAGCTCTTTCCCCCCACTGCAGGCCAGAAAATAGGCTGGTCTGGGAACAGTAGTATGTGTCAGAGTGGTcgtgagtggcgcagcggtctaaggcactgcttcgcagtgctagaggcatcacttcAGTCCTGGGTTTGATAGTGAttccacaattggcccagcgccgtcaggattaggggagggtttggccggggtaggccatcattgtaaataagaatttgtccctaactgacttgcctatttaaatagaTAATGCAACAGAATCAGGGAGGGCAAAGGGAACTCCCTCATAAACATGGCTTTGGAATGTCCTGTTTGATTTCTCTGTAAACACATTGAGCCATGTCAGTTAAATACACAGATTCTAAGTCCCCCATGCCTGGGCTATGTACTGAGTCATGCAGCCCTGGCAGAGGAGTACCTGGGTGGTAATAGGAGCCCCAGCAACCTGGGGGGAAAAAAAGAGTCAGGAAATGACAGGAAGCAATgagaggaggaaaagggagaTTGAGCAGACACACTGGTAAGGAAGGAGGTTACTGGGCTGAATACAGATGAGGCCAAGAGGAAAGTATAGAAAAAAACAATATGCGATGGGAAAAGAAAGCCACTTCTTCCATACACAAACCCACTCACAAACACCCACTCATTACCTGCACAGGCCCACCACCAAGCTCATCGTCCAACTGGGCACCCAAGATGGCTGAAGCACCAATTTCGTCCTGGGAAGAATCACTTCCCTGCCTGAGAAAGACTCCAGTTAGCATGCAAAATATCTCCCATGATAGTTTCTACTGTTTATTTTCCATCATTTTAATTCTACTTTAATGTCTATCTTACCACATGTAGATAATGTGCCCTTGGCGTCCTCCATGGTGATAGTTGTAGAGGATGATGTAACTGTCTCCCCCATAGAATTGTCCGTGTGTGGAGGGGTCCACTTCCACCTTGTCCGATCCCTCAATACGCCAGATCTGTACATGAACATACACATGATGTGACCCCTAGTTGTGGCAGGCTACTGAAACAAAGCTGTATATGTAAATACATTATGTATCATGCATAATCATGTCCCTCTCATTTGATTGCGATCTGTTTTACTATTTAATATCCTTCCTGTTTTGACTGCATCTGGCCGAAACCCACACATGACTGCCTCACAAAATGCAATTACTGTATAATAGACCTACTATGTAAAGTTGATAGTTACTAATAGCAATACATAGTTACTCTAAGAAAGATTGATGGGAAGACTTTCTGTCTACACATGCTCCAGCCCCTCCTCTCGtccactcacctgcttctctccgtTGCCCCCGTCCACCATGCCGTGCTGGGCAGCCATGGCAGGGGAGTCGTGGAGCGTGGCGGCATCGAAGGACACCTTCGCTATCTTGGCAATGCTGTTGGAGACATAGGCCACGCCCAGGCCCTCTGTCTGGTCCTTGTCACGCCAGTTCTTGAAGAACTGCTTGAAGAGCGGCGTCTCTCCCATCTCCGGCAGGATCTGCACCTGGGTGTGTTTGGGGTAGCCCATCTTCTTGATGAACTCATCTGCTGCTTTCATAGCTGCCTTACGCTCCTCCAGGTTGGCTTCTTTGCCTGGGTGAGAGTGTGCGGGAGGGAAGAGAATTACAAAAAAATAGGTTTCATTAATTAAACCACTTAGAAACTCTAATGACTGAAAATCAACATCTACGTATAACTGTCAGCATGGTTGATAACAGAGGACCATTATCTTTTAAAAGAAGAACCCCCTTCTAGTTGCATCATATTATCTCGGAGGGAGTTCATGTGACACTGTTCAATGTCTCATTCTTTAAATGTGGTCTGTAATGCTACACTTTAAGTGTTACCAAATGGACATGAAAGCAACCATATCGTGCCAAAACAAGTCTAGCTATTGTGCTTTAATTGACTTGCTGAATCAGCTGATGATAATATTTGATATTGGGTGATCCCAACAGACCTTTCCAGACGAAGATCTTGCCATCAGAGCCATGATCCAGGATGAAGCAGTCGCTGGACTCCAGTGCACTCTGGGAGAATGGGTTCtctgctgccaccatggacatgGCCATGTCTCCACTGCCATTGgacacctgggggagaggaggagagacagaagaagagttGTAGAGGAGAGATCAGAGATGTGTTTTTCTCTTGATAGCCACAGGTGAATGTGAAAAGTCCTCATAATGCAACTAGACCAGTTGGATGTTCGTTTCAGTGGTTTGTTCACTGTTCTCCAACCTTGTACAGTTTGGCCATTTTCCTGTTTGAGGCATCTGCTTTGATGTCATCAGAGGATCCTTCAGGCAGGTCTGATTTATCTCCCAGAACCTGAAGACACACAGAGAAAATCCCTTTTAGATATACTTCAGAAATTAAAACAATAATTTTACCACAGCTGGAGTTCATTCAAACATCCATTATACATCATAATGGACATCAACAAATCACAGACATAGAGTTAAAGAGAGTAGGAAGAGCCTCCTGTTCTTTAGTAGTTTATGATCTCACCTCTATCATCTTGTCTCTCTCCGCCCCCTCGTCACACACGTACACGCGGGCTCGCCCACTGCGCTCGTTGTCACGGATACCCTTGGCAACCTGGGTGGCCTTCAGCTTCTCAAAGCGGTTGCTCTGGGAGCCACACCACTGGTAGATCTCCtgtgggaggagacagggatacacAACACAAAGAGGAATAAGCTAAGGAGCTTTTATTCATTTTATTTGATTATTCTTGTTTTGTTTTATACTCTTTGATGTACGgtgttcttgtttttttttgaAAGGCGCGTAAAATCCCATGTATTATGATTTATTAGGATTATTCTAGAGAATTCTAAGGGTACTTGTACAATCTCTCTATTAAATGTTTATATTTTATTGTAAGCAAGATATAAAACTTACATTGTACATGCTTCTCTGTTTTATCATTTAAATGTGACACCAACGTTTCATGACGCCGTGTCCTATATGAAACTTAAAagtccccctgtctccctcagGCTGATGGTAACTCACGCTTCCCAGGTCCAGGATGAAGCAGTCTCCCTGGTTGAAGCTGTCCCAGCTGACAGGCACCTCCGTTGCCCTGACAACACGGCGACCTTTGACCTGCAGCACCCGCTGCATAACCACCTCGTTGGTGACCACATGTTTGAACCCAGATGCCACACCTCCTTTCTAAAACAGTGACAAATGATATGGTACAGTTAttatgcaggtagcctagtggttagagtgttgggccagaaactgaaaggttgctggatcgaatccctgacaaggtaaaaatctttcgttctgcacctgaacaaggcagttaacccactgttcctaggccgtcattgtaagtaagaatgtgttcttaactgacttgcctaggtgaATAAACgttaaattcatttaaaaaaaacatttaatggaATCATTCACATTTCTAGGACACATTTCGCCATACAATTCCAATTTCTATGAATTGTATAGAGGAATACTTTATACTTTATTCCCATTAAAAGGTTGATTAGGTTGGTTACTCCATAACCATTCAGGTATAGACTTCTGCATAGTGCGTAACAATAACCCCGCCTGAAGTATGAATGCAATGAATGCAATATCATGTATCATGGACAGGATTGTAGCAATAATGGCAAAAGAAAATGATCTCAAATAATATCTCACCAAGTACTTCAGTCCAGCCTTGAAGTAACCCAGGAATACTTTGGACTCATGTCCCTGGACCTCACGGTACTGGATGGGTTTACCCCCCAGATAGTCATCCATCTGGACTGTGAAGATGGCTGCTGCTCCACTCTCATCCTGGGTGCAGAAATCGCCTGGAGCAGAGAAACCACGGATGTTTCACACTGAATTACAACATTTTGCTCTCAGGTCTATCAATGGAGGCCCAACCCCCAATGGCTGCTTAGTCTGCTAGATTTCACAGATGTCACCGATTACTATTTCCCTAAAGCAAAACCCAATTGATACATACCGGTACAATGAATGAACCTAGTTTGGGCATCACTCACTTAGTGCATTTCCCATAACATTCTGCTAAGGTTCGATCTAACAGGTTACCTAAAAGTAGGCATGATCAACACAATAAAATGGGCCCGACTCAGCACTCTGCCAGTGTACATCaatcatagagatagaattaaACTCAATATGGCCGCCGGGCCACCCATCACAGTACATTGACATCAAGAAAAATTCCCGctctagtaattatatttctatgaccTCAATCATATCCACCAGGCTTTGTAATGCAACCCATCCTGCTCCTGGTTCTGTCCTCACCCAGCCAGAAGTGCAGGTCATACTGCAGGTTCCCGGAGCGCTGCTTGATGGTGTTGAGGACCAGGTAGGCATCTCCCGTGTAGAAGCTTCCATACAGGTTCTCTGGCACAGCCACCAGGTCAAACTTCTCAATCCTCCACACCTGCAGGCCCGCCTGCTGGCCAGCCTTCTCAAACTCAGGATGGTACACCATGCTGCCTGCATGGAGAAATCACACACACTGGGTTAGAAGGTATGGATGATGTATAGAAGATCGTTGTTAACCAATTATAGTTAGGATTTGACAGTTACTGCTAAGAGAAATGGGTTATTCTGTGAGGACTCTTTCAAAATCGATCTAGTGAAAAACAATAAATGTCAATCTTTAGTATTTGTGGGTATAGTTTGCAGAGGGGAGCCACTCCCTTTACTCAGAGATGTTGCCATGGATATAAAGTTTCAAGTAGTGAGTTATTAATGTCCAGTTGGTGTAATGACTCATTGGTGCCCTGTGCTCTGGGTGTTTCCTTCTCTCCCTGAACAGGAAGTGCTGTGACTCAGTTTGGAACAGACAGCCCCAGCACTGGTGCCACCACAGGA
The Oncorhynchus gorbuscha isolate QuinsamMale2020 ecotype Even-year linkage group LG20, OgorEven_v1.0, whole genome shotgun sequence DNA segment above includes these coding regions:
- the LOC124007499 gene encoding gelsolin-like isoform X1 encodes the protein MVYHPEFEKAGQQAGLQVWRIEKFDLVAVPENLYGSFYTGDAYLVLNTIKQRSGNLQYDLHFWLGDFCTQDESGAAAIFTVQMDDYLGGKPIQYREVQGHESKVFLGYFKAGLKYLKGGVASGFKHVVTNEVVMQRVLQVKGRRVVRATEVPVSWDSFNQGDCFILDLGSEIYQWCGSQSNRFEKLKATQVAKGIRDNERSGRARVYVCDEGAERDKMIEVLGDKSDLPEGSSDDIKADASNRKMAKLYKVSNGSGDMAMSMVAAENPFSQSALESSDCFILDHGSDGKIFVWKGKEANLEERKAAMKAADEFIKKMGYPKHTQVQILPEMGETPLFKQFFKNWRDKDQTEGLGVAYVSNSIAKIAKVSFDAATLHDSPAMAAQHGMVDGGNGEKQIWRIEGSDKVEVDPSTHGQFYGGDSYIILYNYHHGGRQGHIIYMWQGSDSSQDEIGASAILGAQLDDELGGGPVQVAGAPITTQVRVVQGKEPAHLMSLFRGQPMVVYKGGTSRDGGQSAPAETRLFQVRSNSAGCTRAVEVDAVSSNLNSNDTFLLVTPAASFMWVGQGASDTEKNGTQQLCDILGVSSSELSEGGETDDFWEALGGKAAYRTSSRLRSKDKMDAHPPRLFACSNKTGNFIIEEVPGEMTQEDLATDDVMLMDTWDQVFVWIGNEAHEEEKTEAMASAVRYIESDPANRDRRTPIVKIKQGFEPPTFTGWFLGWDHEYWTSDPLERAMAELEL
- the LOC124007499 gene encoding gelsolin-like isoform X2, with the protein product MVYHPEFEKAGQQAGLQVWRIEKFDLVAVPENLYGSFYTGDAYLVLNTIKQRSGNLQYDLHFWLGDFCTQDESGAAAIFTVQMDDYLGGKPIQYREVQGHESKVFLGYFKAGLKYLKGGVASGFKHVVTNEVVMQRVLQVKGRRVVRATEVPVSWDSFNQGDCFILDLGSEIYQWCGSQSNRFEKLKATQVAKGIRDNERSGRARVYVCDEGAERDKMIEVLGDKSDLPEGSSDDIKADASNRKMAKLYKVSNGSGDMAMSMVAAENPFSQSALESSDCFILDHGSDGKIFVWKGKEANLEERKAAMKAADEFIKKMGYPKHTQVQILPEMGETPLFKQFFKNWRDKDQTEGLGVAYVSNSIAKIAKVSFDAATLHDSPAMAAQHGMVDGGNGEKQIWRIEGSDKVEVDPSTHGQFYGGDSYIILYNYHHGGRQGHIIYMWQGSDSSQDEIGASAILGAQLDDELGGGPVQVRVVQGKEPAHLMSLFRGQPMVVYKGGTSRDGGQSAPAETRLFQVRSNSAGCTRAVEVDAVSSNLNSNDTFLLVTPAASFMWVGQGASDTEKNGTQQLCDILGVSSSELSEGGETDDFWEALGGKAAYRTSSRLRSKDKMDAHPPRLFACSNKTGNFIIEEVPGEMTQEDLATDDVMLMDTWDQVFVWIGNEAHEEEKTEAMASAVRYIESDPANRDRRTPIVKIKQGFEPPTFTGWFLGWDHEYWTSDPLERAMAELEL